A segment of the Thermoplasmatales archaeon genome:
GGAGGGGAGGATGAGAAACGAAATGCTTTCTTTTGCGAGAGAAAGAGTTATAAGTATTTTAGATACAAATAAAAAAGTTGATGAATTTGTTTATGCAAAGATTATAAAAAATAAGCACAATATATATGTCGCAAAAGAGCTTTAATTTTTATCAAAAGATTTTAAATATTAGAAAAGATATTTTCAAGAATGATTGATGAGGGAAGTATTGTTATACCAGGTGAGAAGGTTGCAACAACTGAAGAATTAATTGCAGGAAATGGAACATATGAGGAGGGGGGTATAATAAGGGCGAGCATAATTGGAAAATTTATTATAGATAAAGAAAAAATGAAAGCTGTTATAAAGCCTTTAACAGATGTACCTCTTGTATTAAAGGAGGGGGATATTGTTATATGTGAAATAAAGCAGATTATGGAAAATATTGTAATTGCTAAAATTCTTTATCTTGCAGGAAATAAAAGAGAAATTGCTGGAGAAAAAGAGGGTGCGATATTTATCTCAAACATTGATACTGAATTTGTTGAAGATGTTAAAAGTAAATTGAGGATAGGAGATATTATAAGGGCAAGGGTTATAAAGGTGGATCCTGTAATCAATTTTTCCACAAAAGATAAACATCTGGGGGTTATAAAGGCGTTTTGTAGTAATTGTAGAAATATACTTATAAGAAAAAATAATATACTTGAATGCAAAATATGTGGGAGAAAAGAAATAAGAAAAATTGCGGATGATTATGGTTCGGGCAATATTGATAGGGTGGTATAATGGAGATAAAAATAAAGAAAGATAATGGAAAGGAAATAGAATTTGAGTTAATAGGAGAAAAAACAATTTTAAATCCCTTAAAGCAAAAACTTTTGCAATATGAAGAAGTAGAATATGCAGAGTGGAGGGTAGAGCATCCCCTCATTTCCAATCCAGAATTTTATCTTAGAGTTAATAAAGGAAATGCAAAAAAAATTTTGAAAAAAGCAATAAAGGAAATAAAAAATGAAATTGATGAATTGTATAGTTGCTTAGAGTAAATGGAAAAAATTATTGGTATAGAAGTTTTTTTAACAAAATCACCTGGTATAGGTGGCAAAATAAAGATGTTTCCCGAAGATTTTATTGTTGAAGAATTGCCAGTTTATCCAAAACCAGGAGACGGAAAATTTGTCATAGCAAGAGTGGCGTCATGCAACTGGGAAGCAAATCGCCTTATAGAAGCCCTCGCCTCCGCCGCCAAAATATCTCCGAATTCTATAGGTTATGCGGGAATAAAGGATAGAAGGGCAATAACGGTTCAAATTATGTCGTTCCCTTCAGAAATTGAGAATTTAAGGAAAGTAAATTTGAAGGATGTAAAAATAGATATCCTGTATAAATCAAGAGAGAGGGTTTATAAGGGAAAATTAACGGGCAATTACTTCCATATTATTGTAAGGAATATAAAAGGAAATCATGAAGATGTTGAAAAAATAATGAATGAAATATTAAAAATAGGTGGCTTCCCAAACTTTTTTGGCATCCAGCGTTTTGGCATCGCCCGCCCCATAACGCATCTGGTGGGTAAGTATATAATAAAGAATGAAATGAAGAGGGCGGTTATGACATATATTGGGAATCCAATGCAGGGTGAAGATGAGGAAAGTTATAAGGCAAGAAAGTTTTTGGAGGAAACAGAGGACTTTGAAAAAAGCCTTGAGATTTATCCGAAGAAATTAATTTTTGAGAGAAGAATAATAAAACATCTTTCAGAAAATAAGGATGACTGGACTGGAGCAATTTTGAAACTACCAAAAAATCTGATAAAAATATTCGTTCATGCATATCAATCATATCTTTTCAACAGAATTTTATCGGAGAGAATAAAAGAAGGAATTCCAATAAATAGGGCGATTGAAGGAGATATTGTTATTCCCTTTAGAGGAGAAATACAGACATATGATGGAATAATTGTTACAAATGAAAATATTGAAAAAATAAATAATCAGATTGAAAAAGGAAAATGCTATCCTTCAGCAATTATATTTGGCTATGATTCCTTATTTGCGGGTAAGAAAATGGGAGAAATAGAAAAAAGAATAATTGAGGAAGAGGAAATAAAACAAGAAGATTTTAAAGTAAGGCATATACCATTTCTTTCCTGTAGAGGGATGAGGAGGATAATATTTGTTCCAATAAAAAATTTAAAATGGAAGGTGGAGGAAAATAATTTATTTATTGACTTTTTTCTTCCTAAAGGATGTTATGCAACATCATTGCTAAGGGAGATAATGAAAGGTGAGGTATATGACTACTGATTTATCATTTTTTGATAATCATATGCATCTCAGAGAGGATGGAAGATATATTGAAGAAATTAAGGAATTCAGAAAGCATGGTGGAAAATATCTCAATTACTGCCCTTATACAGATATCAAAAAAATAATTGAGGAAAAAAGTTATTTATCATGCTATGAAAAAGGTTTAAAAATTGCAAAGAATGCGATGGAAAAAATAGATATTAAGATATTTCTTACAGTTGGTCCGTATCCTGTGGATTATATAAAGATGAGAGATTTGCTTGGAAAGGAAAAAGCATTCGAATTAATGAAAAAAGGGATGGAGGAAGCTGGTGATTTTTGTAGGGAAGGAAAGGCAATAGCAATTGGGGAAATTGGAAGACCCCATTTTAAAATTAATGAGGATATAATGGAAGAAAGTAATGAAATCATGAGGTTTGGGATGGAAATTGCAAAAGATATAGATGTTCCAGTAATAATTCATATGGAAGGAGCAAATCAATCAAATATGAAGGAGATATCAGAAATTGCAAAAAATGTGGGAATTAAAAGGGATAAGGTAATAAAGCATTTTTCTCCACCGATAGTAAGAGAAGACGAAAATTTTGGTATATTTCCTTCAATAATCGCAACAGAAAAAAATATTGAAGAAGCGATAAATAAAGGGAGAAGATTTATGTTAGAAACAGATTATCTCGATGATTTAAGGAGACCTGGAGCAGTGCTTTCTCTTAAAACCATACCAGTAAAGATAAAAAACCTTTTGATTAAAGGAAAGATGAGTTATGAAGATGCTATGGTTATAAATAAGGATAATCCAGAAAAAATTTATGGTATAGAGTTATAAGAAAAGCAGGGGAATTACTATTTCTTTTCCGCATTTCTGGCAGATATAATATAATCTACCATTAAAAGAATGCCCTTTCATTTCCGCTCCACACTCTGGGCACCTTTTTGCTATCATTCTGCTAACTATATCCAGTTTTAATATTTAAATTTTTTGGGCAAGTTTAAAAATGTGTCATGCTATTGCATCATGGAAAGAATGTCTTATGACGAATATTTTATGGAAATCGCAAAAATTGTTTCAAAAAGATCAACATGCTTGCGAAGAAATGTTGGTGCGGTAATAGTTAAGGATAAGCATATCTTATCAACTGGTTATAATGGCGCTCCAAAAGGATTCAAGCATTGCAGTGAGGTTGGTTGCTTGAGGGAAAAACTTGGGATAAAAAGGGGGGAAAGACATGAGCTTTGCAGGGGGCTGCATGCGGAGCAAAATGCAATAATTCAGGCGGCTGTTTTCGGTGTGGCAATAAGGGATGCATCTATTTATGTAACTGATTTTCCCTGTAGCGTATGCGCAAAAATGCTTATCAATGCGGGGATAAAAGAGTTAATATACTTGAATGATTATCCAGATGAGTTTGCGGAAAAAATACTTGAAGAAAGTAAAATAAAGGTGAGAAAGTTATGATGGAAAGGGAAAAAATACTCTCATTTATAAGGGAAATAATTGTTGCAGTAGCTTTTATATGTATAATATTGATTATTTTATGGGGATATACAGGGCAATTTCCTCATTCTCCAATGGTGGTTGTTACTTCAAGCTCAATGATGCACAGCGATGCATCTTTTGGAAAAATAGGAACAATTGACCCAGGAGATTTGGTTCTGGTTAAAAAAGCGAAGGATATAGTTACAAGAGAGGAAGGAAGAGAAAAAGGCTACATTACATATCGAGATTATGGGGATGTTATAATATACTATCCAAATGGTAATAAAAATGCAACTCCTATAATTCATCGTGCGATCTGCTGGGTTGAAAAAAATAAGGATGGAACATATACTGTTGAAGAATA
Coding sequences within it:
- a CDS encoding exosome complex RNA-binding protein Csl4, with the translated sequence MIDEGSIVIPGEKVATTEELIAGNGTYEEGGIIRASIIGKFIIDKEKMKAVIKPLTDVPLVLKEGDIVICEIKQIMENIVIAKILYLAGNKREIAGEKEGAIFISNIDTEFVEDVKSKLRIGDIIRARVIKVDPVINFSTKDKHLGVIKAFCSNCRNILIRKNNILECKICGRKEIRKIADDYGSGNIDRVV
- a CDS encoding DNA-directed RNA polymerase subunit L; this encodes MEIKIKKDNGKEIEFELIGEKTILNPLKQKLLQYEEVEYAEWRVEHPLISNPEFYLRVNKGNAKKILKKAIKEIKNEIDELYSCLE
- the truD gene encoding tRNA pseudouridine(13) synthase TruD, with translation MEKIIGIEVFLTKSPGIGGKIKMFPEDFIVEELPVYPKPGDGKFVIARVASCNWEANRLIEALASAAKISPNSIGYAGIKDRRAITVQIMSFPSEIENLRKVNLKDVKIDILYKSRERVYKGKLTGNYFHIIVRNIKGNHEDVEKIMNEILKIGGFPNFFGIQRFGIARPITHLVGKYIIKNEMKRAVMTYIGNPMQGEDEESYKARKFLEETEDFEKSLEIYPKKLIFERRIIKHLSENKDDWTGAILKLPKNLIKIFVHAYQSYLFNRILSERIKEGIPINRAIEGDIVIPFRGEIQTYDGIIVTNENIEKINNQIEKGKCYPSAIIFGYDSLFAGKKMGEIEKRIIEEEEIKQEDFKVRHIPFLSCRGMRRIIFVPIKNLKWKVEENNLFIDFFLPKGCYATSLLREIMKGEVYDY
- a CDS encoding TatD family hydrolase, with amino-acid sequence MTTDLSFFDNHMHLREDGRYIEEIKEFRKHGGKYLNYCPYTDIKKIIEEKSYLSCYEKGLKIAKNAMEKIDIKIFLTVGPYPVDYIKMRDLLGKEKAFELMKKGMEEAGDFCREGKAIAIGEIGRPHFKINEDIMEESNEIMRFGMEIAKDIDVPVIIHMEGANQSNMKEISEIAKNVGIKRDKVIKHFSPPIVREDENFGIFPSIIATEKNIEEAINKGRRFMLETDYLDDLRRPGAVLSLKTIPVKIKNLLIKGKMSYEDAMVINKDNPEKIYGIEL
- a CDS encoding zf-TFIIB domain-containing protein, with product MIAKRCPECGAEMKGHSFNGRLYYICQKCGKEIVIPLLFL
- a CDS encoding cytidine/deoxycytidylate deaminase family protein; translated protein: MERMSYDEYFMEIAKIVSKRSTCLRRNVGAVIVKDKHILSTGYNGAPKGFKHCSEVGCLREKLGIKRGERHELCRGLHAEQNAIIQAAVFGVAIRDASIYVTDFPCSVCAKMLINAGIKELIYLNDYPDEFAEKILEESKIKVRKL
- a CDS encoding S26 family signal peptidase, with the translated sequence MMEREKILSFIREIIVAVAFICIILIILWGYTGQFPHSPMVVVTSSSMMHSDASFGKIGTIDPGDLVLVKKAKDIVTREEGREKGYITYRDYGDVIIYYPNGNKNATPIIHRAICWVEKNKDGTYTVEEYGIYNQQSITIPELELRNYKPPHSGFITKGDNNGNLSDQATELSLPVKPEWVLGKARGEIPWFGLIKLIIFGNENGYNGNDAVWIGKAVAPRDEWICLGISLFVIIGIPSIWDGYNYYKKWKLKKLRL